ACGTTGAGCCGGTGCCGCAGCAGGATGCCGCAGATCTCGCGGCCGACCATGTTCGCGTACTCGTCGGCGAGAGCGACCTCCTGCCGGAGTGCGGCTTTGGCCTCGTCCGTCAGCGGGGGCAGCGGGGGCAGCTCGACGATCTCGTCATCCGCGAGCCCCGCGATCGTGAAGAGGAAGGGCGCGCCCGGCACTGGATCAGGATCGAGCGGGAGCCCTTCGAACTCCGGCTCGAGGTCCTCGGACGGACGATAGCTGCGCGCACGATTGCGCGCCGCCTGCTGATCGAGCTCCGACTGCAGCATCGGCAGGTTGCGAGCGGTGTACTCGGCGACGGCATGATCCACGATCGTCTTGATGCGTGTCGAAAGACCGTGCTGTACGCCGTGCGGAACATTCCCGCCGATTCCGGCGGCGGAGAGGATGGGCGAGCCCAGGCAACGCCGACACGGGGCGACTCGCCCGCGATGAGTGGCCGGCTCCCAGCGCGGCACCCAGCGCAGCCAGGCCTCGACGGCCTGGTCGACCTGCGTCTCTAGCGACCGCTCCACATTCCCCAGAATAGGGCGATACGCGTCAGCACTGGAGATTTCCGCACTGGACGATCAGTTCTCGTCGAGATCGTCGCGTTCCCAGGGCCATCGAGGACGCTTCGCGTGCGTGCGCCGCAGCGCTACACCCGCCCAGGCGGCGATCGCCGCGGTCACGAGAATCACGATGCTCGCGCCACCCGTGACCAGCTCGCCCATGACCGCAAGAGCGTTGATGAACTCGCCGGAGACGAAGATCGCGCCGGTTCCCGCAGCGAGAAGGTGCGCGAGCGCGGTCGCGATCGAGATCGCCCACACCGATCGGAAACGCGGATGTGCCAAGCGCAGCGCGAGCCACAGGAGGCCCGCGAACACCGCGACGGCGACGATCATGCCGACGATGCCCGGTGCCTGTCCCGTTGCGGGCACGGTGATGATGTCGGCATCCGTCACCACGCTCAACGCACCCAGACCGAACACCGCGATCGCGAAGAATCCGATCGTCGTCATAGCCGTCGCCAGGACAGCCGAAACCCCCGCAGGCTCAGGGCCGCGGGGGTCAGGCGAAGAAGTGTCCGTGATTACCTCGGAAGGGTCGGGCCGGCCTCGAGCGTGCGCTCGTACTCACGCTGAGCCTCGATGTTGAGCTCGGTCTTGCGTGCGCCGCTGCGAGCGACCCATGCGCCGAACCAGATGGTGAGCTCGCGGCCGAAGACGAACGCGGCGATCGCGAGGGGGGCGAGCAGCTGACTGCCTACCAGCTCGTTGCCCTCCGACGTCGAGATCAGCCAGAACGGCGCCTCGAAGAGCTGGCCGAGGATGTGGCCGGCATAGGCGAACAGCCCGACGATGATGCCGAATACGACCCAGAGTCCCCAACGTCCGCGGTTGATGACGGCGCCGAGCAGCCAGAACCCGATGAAGAAGAAGACGACCGGAACCCAGAAGCCCCATGTCGTGAGCGGCGTGAGCGCGGCCTCGCCGATGTTCTCACCGGTGACGTCGCCGGCGAGGGCACCGAGACCGAGCGCGGTACCGAGGTAAAGGACCGCGAACACGATCGTCGCAAGCAGTCCGATTCCCGCAGCGGTGCCACGGTTGCCACGGTCACGCGGGGGCTCAGGTGCCTGCACGAAGATCGGCTGCTGCTGCTGAGCGACCGGAGCGACGACGACTGCCGGCTCGGAGGGGACGACCCTGGTCTCAGCGTCATCCGCCACCGGTGGCAGGTACGCGGTATCTGCGATGGAGTCTTCCCGTGCGACATCCGTGTCCGACGTCGAGGTGCGGTCGGCTGCGAAGAGGCCGGTCGGAGCGGCGGATCCGTCGGCCCGGTCGTTGCTGCTGACGCGGTCGCCGAAGCGGTCATCGGCTCCGCCGTCGAAGGATTCGGACTGCTCGTTGAGCTCAGGAGTCGCGAACGTTCCCGGGTGGGACTTCTCGGCCTCTTGGAATGCGGCGAGGTCGGGATCGACGGCGTTCTGGTCGACGGCGTTCTCGGCGGCGGAGTCATGCTCGCCACGAACCTCGGCGCCCGCCGCTGCGGCGTCGGCAAGTCCCTCGTTCGCGCTGTCGACGACGTCGTTCACGTCTTTCGGCCGCTCGGGCTGGGGAACCTCGGGGTCACTC
The DNA window shown above is from Microbacterium murale and carries:
- a CDS encoding spermidine/putrescine ABC transporter substrate-binding protein — encoded protein: MERSLETQVDQAVEAWLRWVPRWEPATHRGRVAPCRRCLGSPILSAAGIGGNVPHGVQHGLSTRIKTIVDHAVAEYTARNLPMLQSELDQQAARNRARSYRPSEDLEPEFEGLPLDPDPVPGAPFLFTIAGLADDEIVELPPLPPLTDEAKAALRQEVALADEYANMVGREICGILLRHRLNVQAAISQHVEPQIEALLEELTSSLDSPFDPEAP
- a CDS encoding ABC transporter — translated: MSDPEVPQPERPKDVNDVVDSANEGLADAAAAGAEVRGEHDSAAENAVDQNAVDPDLAAFQEAEKSHPGTFATPELNEQSESFDGGADDRFGDRVSSNDRADGSAAPTGLFAADRTSTSDTDVAREDSIADTAYLPPVADDAETRVVPSEPAVVVAPVAQQQQPIFVQAPEPPRDRGNRGTAAGIGLLATIVFAVLYLGTALGLGALAGDVTGENIGEAALTPLTTWGFWVPVVFFFIGFWLLGAVINRGRWGLWVVFGIIVGLFAYAGHILGQLFEAPFWLISTSEGNELVGSQLLAPLAIAAFVFGRELTIWFGAWVARSGARKTELNIEAQREYERTLEAGPTLPR